A window of the Bacteroidota bacterium genome harbors these coding sequences:
- a CDS encoding ThuA domain-containing protein, which translates to MIKHLLLVIGAALLASSAFSQNQVLENNQAQEAGHQLRQGMNVLVFTKTTGFYHDSKSNAIKAFYEMAHEKNWRITFTEDSTMFSEKELSKYNVVVFLLTTGNDLLDDEEKLALQNYVEGGGGFVGVHSATDTEYKWAWYGKLLGAHFLGHPPVHEGTLTIEDRNHPATLCFSADTVRWKDEFYSFDRNPRDNASVKVLASIDEKSYNIDENLWFKNVNIVMGDHPLIWCQKIGRGRSFYTALGHSAELYDNEIFRKHLTGAVLWAAGRAEEE; encoded by the coding sequence ATGATAAAACATCTCTTGTTGGTTATCGGTGCGGCTCTGCTGGCAAGTTCCGCCTTTTCGCAAAATCAGGTTCTGGAAAACAACCAGGCACAGGAGGCTGGACATCAACTGCGACAAGGAATGAATGTGCTTGTTTTTACAAAGACAACGGGTTTTTATCATGATTCCAAATCGAATGCGATAAAGGCATTTTATGAGATGGCACATGAAAAAAATTGGCGGATCACCTTTACCGAGGATTCCACCATGTTTTCGGAGAAGGAACTAAGCAAATACAACGTTGTCGTATTTTTATTAACGACCGGCAACGACCTTCTGGATGACGAAGAGAAACTCGCTCTTCAAAATTATGTTGAAGGCGGCGGTGGATTTGTGGGCGTTCATTCAGCTACTGATACAGAATACAAATGGGCATGGTACGGGAAATTATTGGGAGCTCATTTTCTTGGTCATCCACCGGTGCATGAGGGAACACTCACCATTGAGGACAGAAATCACCCTGCGACCCTGTGTTTCAGCGCTGATACCGTGAGATGGAAGGACGAGTTCTATAGTTTTGACCGGAATCCAAGGGACAATGCGAGTGTGAAGGTGTTGGCCTCAATTGATGAGAAATCTTATAACATCGATGAAAACTTGTGGTTTAAGAATGTCAATATCGTCATGGGCGATCATCCGTTGATTTGGTGCCAAAAGATCGGACGCGGACGAAGCTTTTATACGGCTCTCGGTCACAGTGCGGAATTGTACGATAATGAAATTTTCAGAAAACATTTAACCGGTGCCGTACTCTGGGCTGCGGGGAGAGCTGAAGAGGAGTAA
- a CDS encoding SGNH/GDSL hydrolase family protein yields the protein MNNTPATKSFPPFHLSVIPLFPHSLIPSSLAFVLFLLIGVSCKGIAGDKPDSGEVWVGTWGTAPQLVEPGNMPPKPGLNNSTLRQIVCVSIGGNRLRFRFSNEFSGSPVTMKTVRVAASLGGSVIDTTTDRELSFGGRPEAVLAPQSAMTSDPIDFDLKPRMNVAITIFFDSTSPDVTGHPGSRTTSYILPGNGASSADLPGAVGTDHWYIINAIDVVAPDSAAAVVVLGNSITDGRGSGTNKQDRWPDELALRLQASPGMRRVAVLNMGIGGNCVLRNCLGPAAGSRFERDVISQHGVRWLIILEGINDIGQARGEEGSASVADGLIAEYKRMIDRAHAMGIRVYGATLLPFGGSFYDSPGHRAAWKKVNDWIRKGGCFDAVIDFDAALHDPADPSHLLPSGDTGDHLHPNEVGHKMMGDAVDLMLFK from the coding sequence ATGAACAACACTCCCGCAACCAAGTCTTTTCCACCATTTCATCTTTCCGTCATTCCATTATTCCCCCATTCCCTCATTCCGTCCTCCCTCGCCTTCGTTCTGTTCCTTTTGATCGGGGTCAGCTGTAAGGGGATCGCGGGGGATAAACCCGATTCCGGCGAAGTGTGGGTCGGCACATGGGGGACGGCGCCGCAGCTGGTCGAGCCGGGCAACATGCCGCCGAAGCCCGGATTGAACAACAGTACGCTCCGACAGATCGTCTGCGTTTCGATCGGCGGAAATCGGCTGCGCTTCCGATTTTCGAACGAATTCAGCGGAAGCCCGGTGACGATGAAAACGGTACGCGTCGCCGCATCGCTCGGCGGGAGCGTCATCGATACGACGACCGACCGGGAGCTGTCGTTCGGGGGAAGACCGGAAGCCGTTCTCGCGCCGCAGAGTGCGATGACCTCGGACCCGATCGATTTCGACCTGAAGCCGCGGATGAATGTAGCGATCACAATTTTCTTTGATTCGACCTCGCCGGACGTGACGGGCCATCCGGGCTCACGGACCACATCGTATATCCTTCCCGGAAATGGGGCATCTTCGGCGGATCTCCCCGGCGCGGTCGGGACGGATCATTGGTACATCATCAACGCCATCGATGTCGTTGCGCCGGATTCTGCCGCCGCCGTCGTCGTGCTCGGCAACTCCATCACCGACGGGCGCGGCTCCGGTACGAACAAACAGGACCGTTGGCCGGATGAGCTGGCGCTTCGCCTTCAGGCGAGTCCAGGGATGCGGCGTGTTGCCGTTCTCAACATGGGAATCGGTGGGAACTGCGTGCTTCGGAATTGTCTGGGCCCGGCGGCGGGGAGCCGGTTTGAAAGGGACGTGATCTCGCAGCACGGTGTCCGGTGGCTTATCATCCTCGAGGGAATCAACGACATCGGACAGGCGCGGGGCGAAGAAGGATCGGCCTCAGTCGCCGACGGCCTCATCGCAGAGTATAAGAGAATGATCGACCGTGCGCACGCAATGGGCATCCGTGTTTACGGTGCGACCTTGCTTCCGTTCGGCGGTTCGTTCTATGATTCCCCCGGCCATCGAGCGGCTTGGAAAAAAGTGAACGATTGGATCCGGAAGGGGGGATGTTTCGATGCGGTCATAGACTTCGACGCGGCACTGCACGATCCTGCAGACCCGTCGCATCTTCTCCCTTCAGGCGACACAGGAGACCACCTTCATCCGAATGAAGTGGGGCACAAGATGATGGGGGATGCCGTTGACCTGATGCTGTTTAAGTAA
- a CDS encoding aldo/keto reductase, whose translation MNNTSSMKNISSFIYGTTRLGDEHIPFKERVTVACAAINAGVWFHTSRQYGNALELLSAAFDKDRTKIPTVIAKIGGDNIEALTADIKRNLEPLGLKSLDVGQLCIGGELAQDFAAGGTSVKKLERIRESGLVKSYVLEVFPWTSQTALKALQGGSAEGIVDAFILYLNPLQRFASNELWDVLIERDQSIIALRTVAGGPVHRLRDVPGAAWKEYLQKRAVQVAPIFERSGITSWTEFCLRFARSIPNVLATVGAAAKLSNLNEFLAAKESKQFLSQDLMEEIFRLQRRWSDELDIHAEPWTM comes from the coding sequence ATGAACAATACATCGTCAATGAAAAATATTTCATCCTTTATTTATGGAACGACGCGATTGGGCGATGAACACATCCCCTTCAAAGAACGAGTGACGGTAGCGTGTGCAGCGATAAATGCGGGGGTTTGGTTTCATACAAGCCGCCAGTATGGGAATGCGCTGGAACTGCTGTCGGCTGCTTTTGATAAAGACAGGACAAAAATTCCGACGGTGATTGCGAAAATAGGCGGAGACAATATTGAAGCGCTTACGGCAGATATTAAAAGGAACCTTGAACCTCTCGGTTTGAAGAGTTTAGATGTGGGTCAATTGTGCATCGGCGGTGAATTAGCGCAGGATTTTGCAGCTGGTGGTACCTCTGTGAAAAAGCTGGAAAGAATTCGTGAATCAGGGCTTGTCAAAAGCTACGTCCTGGAAGTGTTTCCATGGACTTCGCAAACAGCGTTGAAAGCTTTGCAAGGCGGATCTGCCGAAGGAATTGTCGACGCCTTCATCTTGTATCTGAACCCATTGCAGCGTTTTGCAAGCAATGAATTATGGGACGTGCTGATTGAACGAGACCAGTCTATCATCGCCTTGCGAACCGTTGCCGGCGGGCCGGTGCACAGATTACGCGATGTTCCAGGCGCCGCCTGGAAGGAATATCTTCAGAAACGGGCTGTTCAGGTAGCTCCCATCTTTGAACGTTCCGGCATCACAAGCTGGACAGAATTTTGCCTTCGTTTTGCTCGTAGTATTCCCAACGTACTCGCCACCGTTGGAGCGGCGGCCAAATTGAGCAACCTCAATGAATTTCTGGCCGCAAAGGAATCGAAGCAGTTCTTATCACAGGATTTAATGGAAGAGATTTTTAGGCTGCAGCGACGCTGGTCGGATGAGCTCGACATTCATGCCGAGCCGTGGACGATGTAG
- a CDS encoding DUF362 domain-containing protein, giving the protein MKTLFVFIQCAKRHWVKLSFIVLGISSTLWFLIRVIPKPSRAAYPCMQAAYPIMSGFVIWILTLAGSAFAFRKAKRSFFEAKYIGAALFAVLGIVAVNFHTPESDAKPSANKLEIWYKPNVPLGIAKGMHPGRVAWGHNPKIASWDGTTGFWWDDQFNNQAETDKLLTQTLCGLTGIQNEKDSWSALFRFFNKSKHNIDAGYKPGERVTIKINLNNTYSRKSNNEINANPQLVLSLLKSLVNEAGIPQEDITVTDPSRFITNNIYDKCHTAYPNVHYTDHNGGDGREKATFVDHAIPYSVDNGKVATGLAACVVNADYIINMAIMKGHVTQGVSLCAKNFFGCTSIEDDWHKNAHSSGFSQNREGVHTYSVYPDYLGHKDLGGKTMLFLIDGIYSNKFVDGVPGYKWALAPFNNNWPCSLFASQDGVAIDAVVLDFALAEWPDAPDMMYSDYSVNESALADNPPSGTFYDPERTGTRLTSLGTSEHWNNAAEKKYSRNLSEEGKGIELVYSLVKSK; this is encoded by the coding sequence TTGAAAACCCTTTTCGTGTTTATTCAATGCGCAAAGAGACATTGGGTAAAATTGAGCTTCATAGTTCTGGGTATTAGTTCTACGCTTTGGTTTCTCATACGTGTCATACCCAAACCCTCGCGTGCGGCCTACCCTTGCATGCAAGCGGCATATCCAATAATGTCGGGTTTTGTAATTTGGATCCTGACTTTAGCCGGATCGGCGTTTGCTTTCAGAAAAGCAAAACGTAGTTTCTTCGAGGCCAAATACATTGGTGCGGCTCTCTTTGCGGTACTTGGGATCGTTGCCGTTAATTTTCATACGCCGGAATCGGATGCAAAACCAAGCGCTAACAAATTGGAAATCTGGTACAAGCCGAACGTGCCTCTTGGTATCGCCAAGGGCATGCACCCAGGCCGGGTTGCCTGGGGCCATAATCCAAAAATTGCATCGTGGGACGGAACAACAGGTTTTTGGTGGGACGATCAGTTTAACAATCAGGCGGAAACCGATAAACTGCTAACGCAAACACTCTGCGGTTTGACCGGAATTCAAAACGAAAAGGATTCGTGGAGCGCCTTGTTTCGTTTCTTCAACAAATCAAAACATAATATTGACGCCGGCTATAAACCGGGCGAAAGGGTAACGATCAAAATAAACCTGAACAACACCTATTCACGCAAAAGCAACAATGAGATCAATGCAAACCCGCAGTTGGTTCTCTCTCTCTTAAAAAGTCTGGTGAATGAAGCCGGAATTCCCCAAGAAGACATTACCGTGACCGACCCCAGCAGATTTATTACGAATAATATCTACGACAAATGCCACACGGCTTATCCGAACGTGCACTACACCGATCATAACGGAGGCGATGGCCGTGAAAAGGCGACGTTCGTGGACCACGCCATTCCCTATTCCGTCGATAACGGAAAGGTGGCAACCGGACTGGCCGCGTGTGTCGTCAACGCTGATTATATCATCAATATGGCGATCATGAAGGGACATGTCACTCAGGGCGTAAGTCTTTGTGCAAAGAATTTCTTTGGCTGCACGAGCATCGAAGACGACTGGCATAAGAACGCGCACTCCAGCGGTTTTAGCCAGAACCGCGAAGGTGTGCATACTTATTCTGTTTATCCCGATTATTTGGGACACAAAGATCTGGGCGGGAAAACGATGTTATTTTTAATTGACGGCATTTACAGCAATAAATTTGTCGACGGTGTCCCCGGCTACAAATGGGCGCTTGCTCCTTTTAACAACAACTGGCCATGCAGTTTATTTGCTTCGCAGGATGGCGTGGCAATTGATGCTGTCGTGCTGGACTTCGCGCTTGCGGAATGGCCTGACGCGCCCGATATGATGTACAGCGATTACTCTGTCAATGAAAGCGCCCTTGCCGACAATCCGCCGTCTGGTACGTTTTATGATCCAGAGAGAACAGGCACAAGATTGACCAGTCTCGGCACTTCGGAACATTGGAACAATGCTGCCGAGAAAAAATACAGCCGCAATCTTAGCGAAGAGGGGAAAGGTATCGAACTGGTTTATTCTTTGGTTAAGAGTAAATAA
- a CDS encoding T9SS type A sorting domain-containing protein — MKRIFFLFLWLATMQAYMLPLQAQWIQTSLSDPDSDVISCFAVSGADLFAVTEYGEVFLTTNGGSNWAPVGANLTKAFVLSLAVNGTDLLAGTLSGAGIYRSTDNGTSWTPADSGLTNAFVLSFAVNGTDLFAGTFYGAGVFLSTNNGTRWAPVDSGLTNTDVFSLAVNGTNLFAGTAGGVFLSTNNGTSWTPVDSGLTNVSVHTFAVSGMNLFAGTDDGVSVTNDTGTVWTPIDSGLTLPIVYSLAANGSDVYAGTAGGVFVTTNNGTSWSQVDSGLSSTVVYSLAVSGPNLFAGTVGSGVWRRPLSEMASVRSHDVQMPVQFSLSQNYPNPFNPTTTISFTLPSRSIVSLKIFDILGREVSTIVSGELQAGSYTQQWNAANMASGVYFYRLVAKAAPSGQAGTYSETKKLLLMK, encoded by the coding sequence ATGAAGCGCATTTTCTTTTTGTTCTTGTGGCTGGCAACAATGCAAGCATATATGCTTCCATTGCAGGCCCAATGGATACAAACGAGTCTCTCCGATCCTGACAGCGATGTTATCAGCTGTTTTGCCGTGAGCGGTGCAGATCTTTTTGCCGTGACCGAATACGGCGAAGTGTTTCTTACCACCAACGGCGGATCAAACTGGGCCCCCGTCGGCGCAAACCTCACGAAGGCATTCGTCCTCTCTCTTGCCGTCAACGGAACAGATCTTCTTGCCGGTACTCTTTCCGGAGCCGGCATTTATCGCTCTACGGATAATGGAACCAGCTGGACTCCGGCCGACTCGGGCCTTACGAACGCCTTTGTCCTCTCTTTTGCCGTCAACGGAACGGATCTTTTTGCCGGGACGTTCTATGGCGCCGGCGTTTTTCTTTCCACGAACAACGGCACACGATGGGCTCCGGTCGATTCAGGCCTCACCAATACGGACGTCTTTTCTCTCGCTGTCAACGGAACAAATCTCTTTGCTGGGACTGCGGGGGGTGTCTTTCTTTCCACGAACAACGGAACCAGCTGGACCCCGGTCGACTCGGGCCTCACCAACGTGAGTGTTCACACTTTTGCCGTGAGTGGAATGAACCTCTTTGCGGGGACCGATGACGGCGTCTCTGTCACTAACGACACCGGAACCGTTTGGACACCCATCGACTCGGGCCTAACCTTACCGATCGTCTATTCTCTTGCCGCCAATGGCTCGGACGTCTATGCAGGAACGGCCGGCGGGGTCTTCGTTACTACGAACAACGGAACCAGCTGGTCTCAGGTCGATTCGGGCTTGTCCAGCACCGTCGTCTATTCTCTTGCCGTCAGCGGACCGAATCTCTTTGCCGGAACGGTAGGAAGCGGAGTCTGGCGGCGGCCGCTGTCCGAGATGGCTTCTGTAAGATCGCATGACGTTCAAATGCCCGTGCAGTTCTCCCTTTCACAAAATTATCCTAATCCGTTCAATCCGACGACAACAATTTCATTCACCCTTCCTTCCCGTTCGATCGTATCGTTGAAGATCTTTGATATCCTGGGAAGGGAAGTGTCGACGATCGTCTCCGGAGAACTCCAGGCCGGAAGCTACACTCAGCAATGGAACGCGGCAAATATGGCAAGCGGGGTTTACTTTTATCGGCTTGTGGCCAAAGCCGCCCCTTCGGGACAAGCTGGGACATACAGCGAGACGAAGAAGCTTTTGCTCATGAAATAG